Sequence from the Paenibacillus riograndensis SBR5 genome:
TATATGAACGCAGCACAAAACAAACACTCACATATTGTTCATATATCTCTTATCGTAATTTCACACGAAAAGATGAATACCTAATTCTTCCTTCTTTCCATCCTCGCCTAAATTTTTCTAGACACGCGAACTTCCTTTTGCCGGCAAAGGCCGTTTTACCGGTTTGATATCGACCGGCATCTTGTACCTCTTGGCTATGTTGAGATATAACGAGAGCTCGCGGCATAGCTGCAAAATAGCCGAACGGACCTCAAATTCCTCGCGGGTTTCCGGGAGCTCCATCCCCTGAAATTCCTTTTCCAGCCCCTCAAGCAGTTTTTCGGTCCGGCCGGTATATTCCTCAGCCAGCACGTCATTGCTCAGCTGGTCGAACAAATCCGCAACCATGTCCCCGTGAGGGAGCTGGCGGTAGACCTGCGAGAGGAGCTGCATCATGTTCTGGATCGATTCCAGCTGTTCCTTGCGCATGTAAAAATACACATTCCATGCCTCATCCGGATGAATAACATGGTTCTCCATTTCCCTGGAGGCAGCCGTAAGTCCCCGCTGGACCGCCTCCCCTGCGCCAATCAGTTCCTTGCCGTCCCAGAGATACCCGGGATCACGCAGCGTACGCGCCATTTGCGTAAAGATCACCGAAAAATAACCGTCCACTTCTTTGCGGATTCCGGCAATAACGCCGCCGGTCTGCGGCATATAGATCAGATTGACCAGTCCGGCCGATCCCAGGCCTATGAACAACAGCTCTATCTGCTGGAGCAGAACATGTACAGACAGCTCGGCTTGTCCAAAAACCCGGAAAACAATAACGGAGCTGGTCACGATTCCTTCCTTGTAGCCCGATTTTACAATCATGGGGAATCCGACCAGCACATACAGGCCCAGCACCCAATAATGAAATCCAAGGAAGAAAAACAGAATGCAGCCGAAAAAAAGTCCTACAAGGGAGGCCAGAAAACGCGCCGTGATGGTGCGCAGACTCCTTTTTCGTGTGGTTTCCACCCCCAGAATCGCGAGCAGACCCGCACTTTGCGCGTTGGGAATGCCCACAGCGGCTGCCAGCAGGATTGACAACAGAGTTGCAGCCGCCGTTTTGATAACTCGAAATCCCATGTAATACCTCTCCTTGCGAGCTTGATAAGTCCTGTCTCCTCCGGCAGCTTCATCCGATACACCCGTTGGAAAAGCAGGCTTATAATGTTGTCTATAATTTTCAGGTAAAGATATAGACATGGTACAAGATTTTGCGGACCGGCACAATATGACATCATTCTCACCGCCGCGACAAAATCAGCTTTTCCACATAAACCACCAGTTGATACATAGCTGTAGCCACAGCCGCAATAATCAGCAGACTGGACATCACCAGTGTGAAGTTGAACACCTGAAAGCCGTATATGATCAGATACCCTAGCCCTGATTTGGCCGCCAAAAATTCGCCTACAATCACACCTACCCATGACATGCCTACATTGACCTTCAGCGTGGAAACGACAGTGGGAAAAGATGAAGGCAGTATTACCTTGTTGAATACCTGCACCCGTGAAGCTCCGAACGACCTTGCCACTTTCACCAAATTCGGATCAACACTGCAAAAGCTGTTGTACACTACCAGGGTGGTTATAATCACCGTGATGGACAGCGTCGTCACCACAATCGCCGTAAAGCCCGCACCGAACATCACAATAAAAATCGGGCCCAGCGCTACCTTCGGCATACTGTTAAAGACGACCATATACGGATCAAGCACTGCGGACAAAAACGGCGACCACCAGATGACAATGGCAAGAAGGGTGCCAAGCAGTGTCCCGAGCAGAAAACCCACAACCGTTTCCCCAACCGTCATGCCAAGATGCGGCCACAGGCTGCCGCTGGCCATATCGCCCCAAATTTGCCCGAAGACCTTGGTGGGATAACTGAACAGCAGCTTATCGATCCAGCCCAGCCGGGCTCCGGCCTCCC
This genomic interval carries:
- a CDS encoding ABC transporter permease yields the protein MKSVEQIETAASRALWLEEKHSEHQKKKRRWHNRVTAVRGSLLVLFFALWEAGARLGWIDKLLFSYPTKVFGQIWGDMASGSLWPHLGMTVGETVVGFLLGTLLGTLLAIVIWWSPFLSAVLDPYMVVFNSMPKVALGPIFIVMFGAGFTAIVVTTLSITVIITTLVVYNSFCSVDPNLVKVARSFGASRVQVFNKVILPSSFPTVVSTLKVNVGMSWVGVIVGEFLAAKSGLGYLIIYGFQVFNFTLVMSSLLIIAAVATAMYQLVVYVEKLILSRR
- a CDS encoding aromatic acid exporter family protein — its product is MGFRVIKTAAATLLSILLAAAVGIPNAQSAGLLAILGVETTRKRSLRTITARFLASLVGLFFGCILFFFLGFHYWVLGLYVLVGFPMIVKSGYKEGIVTSSVIVFRVFGQAELSVHVLLQQIELLFIGLGSAGLVNLIYMPQTGGVIAGIRKEVDGYFSVIFTQMARTLRDPGYLWDGKELIGAGEAVQRGLTAASREMENHVIHPDEAWNVYFYMRKEQLESIQNMMQLLSQVYRQLPHGDMVADLFDQLSNDVLAEEYTGRTEKLLEGLEKEFQGMELPETREEFEVRSAILQLCRELSLYLNIAKRYKMPVDIKPVKRPLPAKGSSRV